From a region of the Buchnera aphidicola (Aphis fabae) genome:
- the epmA gene encoding elongation factor P--(R)-beta-lysine ligase, with the protein MHESWKPSASIKNLIKRSKIINNIRLFFLENKILEVETPSLSKSTITDINLTPFETNYFSPGNNLNKLKLWLITSPEYHMKRLLSASSGPIYQICRSFRNKEYGQRHNPEFTILEWYQISCSMNKFIDKIDLFFQKILKFEKSEKISYQEVFVKYLNIDPFSTNITELYKISKKFNLAHLTCSEKNLNTVMEILFTLLIEPFLGEKRPIFVYHFPAEQASLASLNKKNNHIAERFEIFFKGIELGNGFYELTDYLENKKRLINENKKRYEMNLPIREIDSNFLNAINYGLPSCSGVAIGLDRLIMIALNKKSIDEVISFAFDRC; encoded by the coding sequence ATGCACGAAAGTTGGAAACCAAGTGCTTCTATTAAAAATTTAATTAAAAGATCAAAGATTATTAATAATATTCGTTTATTTTTTTTAGAAAACAAAATTTTAGAAGTAGAAACTCCATCATTATCTAAATCAACAATTACAGATATAAATTTAACACCATTTGAAACTAATTATTTTTCTCCAGGAAATAATTTAAATAAATTAAAATTATGGTTAATAACTAGTCCAGAATATCATATGAAACGTTTACTATCAGCTAGTAGTGGACCAATATATCAAATATGTCGTAGTTTCAGAAATAAAGAATATGGCCAACGTCATAATCCAGAATTTACTATTCTTGAATGGTATCAAATTTCATGTTCTATGAATAAATTTATTGATAAAATAGATTTATTTTTTCAAAAAATATTAAAATTCGAAAAATCAGAAAAAATTTCTTATCAAGAAGTTTTTGTAAAATATTTAAATATAGATCCATTTTCTACTAATATCACTGAACTATATAAAATTTCAAAAAAATTTAATTTAGCACATTTAACATGTTCTGAAAAAAATTTAAATACAGTAATGGAAATATTATTTACTTTGTTAATAGAACCCTTTTTAGGGGAAAAAAGACCTATATTTGTATATCATTTTCCTGCAGAACAAGCTTCTCTTGCTTCTTTAAATAAAAAAAACAATCATATTGCAGAAAGATTTGAAATATTTTTCAAGGGAATAGAATTAGGAAATGGATTTTATGAACTAACAGATTATTTAGAGAATAAAAAACGTTTAATTAATGAGAATAAGAAAAGATATGAAATGAATTTACCTATACGGGAAATAGATAGTAATTTTTTAAATGCAATAAATTACGGTTTACCTTCATGCTCTGGAGTTGCAATAGGTTTAGATCGTTTAATAATGATCGCATTAAATAAGAAAAGTATTGATGAAGTTATATCATTTGCTTTTGATCGTTGTTAA